A section of the Methanofollis sp. UBA420 genome encodes:
- the cbiQ gene encoding cobalt ECF transporter T component CbiQ → MMENILDDYAQQSALRETDTRAKLLLGGGAIAAALISAGPIAPAFIAASMAAITVGIARIPARFYAALLTIPLSFAVLSGGVILFLSGGGETVWSMPIGGITLAVTTGSANQAALVLARTFAGMCALFFIALTTPMVEIFTVMRSLRLPPEFVDLAMLIYHFIFVLIGEAVATRNAQEIRQGYAGFGNSVRSFSMLAGTLFVRAWEKGEELILAMDARCYDGIFPACGGETTLSRGGAAAVVAYLILCGALALLTGGIQIF, encoded by the coding sequence ATGATGGAGAATATACTGGACGATTATGCCCAGCAGAGCGCGTTGCGGGAGACCGACACGCGGGCAAAACTCCTCCTCGGCGGCGGGGCGATCGCCGCCGCCCTCATCTCCGCAGGCCCGATCGCCCCGGCCTTCATCGCCGCGTCCATGGCGGCGATCACCGTCGGGATCGCACGCATCCCGGCGCGCTTCTACGCCGCACTCCTCACCATCCCCCTCTCCTTCGCCGTCCTCTCCGGCGGCGTGATCCTCTTCCTCTCCGGCGGCGGTGAGACCGTCTGGAGCATGCCGATCGGCGGCATCACCCTCGCTGTCACGACAGGGAGCGCCAACCAGGCCGCCCTTGTCCTCGCCCGGACCTTCGCCGGGATGTGCGCCCTCTTCTTTATCGCTCTCACCACGCCCATGGTCGAGATCTTCACGGTAATGCGCTCCCTCAGGCTGCCGCCTGAGTTCGTCGACCTTGCCATGCTCATCTACCACTTCATCTTCGTCCTCATCGGCGAGGCGGTGGCCACCCGGAATGCGCAGGAGATCAGGCAGGGTTATGCCGGGTTCGGGAACTCGGTGCGGTCCTTCTCGATGCTCGCGGGGACACTCTTTGTACGGGCATGGGAGAAAGGCGAGGAACTCATCCTCGCCATGGACGCCCGGTGCTATGACGGCATATTCCCGGCCTGCGGCGGAGAGACGACGCTCTCCCGCGGGGGTGCCGCGGCCGTCGTCGCCTACCTCATCCTATGTGGTGCGCTCGCCCTCCTGACCGGCGGGATACAGATCTTCTGA
- a CDS encoding APC family permease, with protein sequence MTANRSLGLLQVVAIGIGGMVGGGIFAVLGLAADLGKGGTPVAFLLAGIVALVTSYSYARLSVAFPSAGGTTRFLDEAFGGGLLSGGLNVLLWESYIVMIALYAYAFGSYGASYLPAGWSAVGKHALIIAVILLFTGINALGANIVGEAEEWIVAFKLAILALFVLAGLTAIDPSRLAPSTWASPLGLVAGGMIIFVAYEGFELIANTAKDTRDPERTLPRAYGISVVLVMVLYIAVSAVAVGTLSSSEIAAAQDYALAAAARPVLGAVGFLLITVAALLSTASAINATLYGTARVSYTLAKDGELPEDLERRVWDRPVEGLFITSALALLAASFLDLSSISVAGSAGFLFIFLAVNVACYRLSDRARSSRGIALLGCVLCAAALGILLVEIGLSSPGRLVVPALLLVAAFGIEGAYRGVRERRRTERRA encoded by the coding sequence ATAACGGCGAACCGGAGTCTCGGCCTCCTCCAGGTCGTCGCCATCGGGATCGGCGGGATGGTCGGTGGGGGCATCTTCGCCGTTCTCGGGCTTGCCGCGGACCTGGGGAAGGGAGGGACACCGGTCGCGTTTCTCCTGGCGGGGATCGTCGCTCTCGTCACCTCGTACTCGTACGCCCGTCTCTCGGTGGCGTTCCCGAGTGCGGGCGGAACCACCAGGTTCCTGGACGAAGCCTTCGGAGGAGGTCTCCTCTCGGGCGGACTGAACGTCCTGCTCTGGGAGAGTTATATCGTGATGATCGCGCTCTACGCCTACGCCTTCGGGAGTTACGGGGCGTCGTACCTCCCCGCAGGGTGGAGCGCCGTCGGAAAGCACGCGCTGATCATCGCCGTCATCCTCCTCTTTACCGGGATAAACGCTCTGGGCGCAAACATCGTCGGCGAGGCCGAGGAGTGGATCGTCGCCTTCAAACTGGCGATCCTCGCCCTCTTCGTACTGGCCGGGCTTACTGCGATCGACCCCTCCAGGCTCGCACCCTCGACATGGGCGTCTCCTCTCGGCCTGGTCGCCGGCGGGATGATCATCTTCGTCGCCTACGAGGGCTTCGAACTGATCGCAAACACGGCGAAGGACACGCGGGATCCTGAGCGAACCCTGCCGCGGGCCTACGGCATCTCGGTGGTCCTGGTCATGGTCCTCTACATCGCGGTTTCGGCGGTCGCCGTCGGCACGCTCTCCTCTTCCGAAATCGCCGCGGCGCAGGACTATGCCCTCGCGGCGGCGGCGCGGCCGGTCCTGGGTGCCGTCGGGTTCCTGCTCATCACTGTCGCCGCCCTCCTCTCGACGGCGTCGGCGATCAACGCCACCCTGTACGGCACGGCGCGGGTGAGTTACACCCTCGCGAAGGACGGCGAACTCCCTGAAGACCTGGAGCGGCGGGTCTGGGACCGGCCCGTCGAAGGGCTCTTCATCACCTCGGCGCTCGCCCTCCTCGCCGCCAGCTTCCTGGACCTCTCCTCGATCTCGGTCGCCGGCAGCGCGGGGTTCCTCTTCATCTTCCTTGCGGTGAACGTTGCGTGCTACCGGCTTTCCGACCGGGCGAGGAGCAGCCGCGGCATCGCCCTTCTCGGGTGCGTTCTCTGTGCCGCAGCGCTCGGCATCCTCCTGGTGGAGATCGGCCTTTCGTCCCCCGGGCGCCTGGTCGTCCCCGCCCTCCTCCTCGTTGCGGCCTTCGGGATCGAGGGGGCGTATCGGGGGGTGAGAGAGAGGAGGAGGACGGAGAGAAGGGCGTGA
- a CDS encoding TrkA family potassium uptake protein, translating to MYLIIVGLGGIGRNLTAISAEHGDSVVVIDQDESKCNDILDHYDVLAITGDSTDSSVLDDAGIDRAQSLVATTSDDAVNLMTCWLAKRYNVPNVVSIVNQKEHSALFKEVGVKISENPDELVANRLYYWAENPNMQQLASIPGGTIFEIVAEDGAPIIDHEIKELEVKNFVFIAIRRAGGELIIPSGQVKIRPGDNITVFTKKEAESECLAILNRQLKKAGE from the coding sequence ATGTATCTCATCATCGTGGGCCTCGGGGGAATTGGACGGAACCTGACGGCGATATCCGCAGAACACGGCGATTCTGTCGTCGTCATCGACCAGGACGAGTCGAAGTGCAACGATATCCTCGACCACTATGATGTGCTTGCGATCACCGGCGACTCCACAGACAGTTCTGTTCTGGACGATGCCGGGATCGACCGGGCGCAGAGCCTTGTCGCCACCACGAGCGACGATGCCGTCAACCTGATGACCTGCTGGCTGGCAAAACGCTACAATGTCCCCAACGTCGTCTCCATCGTGAACCAGAAGGAACACTCTGCCCTCTTCAAGGAGGTCGGCGTGAAGATCAGCGAGAACCCTGACGAACTCGTGGCGAACCGCCTGTATTACTGGGCCGAGAACCCGAACATGCAGCAGCTTGCCTCCATCCCTGGCGGGACCATCTTCGAGATCGTCGCCGAGGACGGTGCGCCGATCATCGACCACGAGATCAAGGAACTCGAAGTGAAGAACTTCGTCTTCATCGCCATCCGCCGGGCTGGCGGCGAACTGATCATCCCGAGCGGGCAGGTGAAGATCCGGCCGGGCGACAATATCACCGTCTTTACCAAGAAGGAAGCCGAGTCAGAGTGCCTCGCCATCCTCAACAGGCAGCTGAAAAAGGCCGGGGAATAA
- a CDS encoding 4Fe-4S binding protein: MLQIHREICGYCGACVSVCPEGALELVDAYLTVEGDTCRCCGICTKACPLGALEVTDEE; encoded by the coding sequence ATGCTTCAAATTCACCGGGAAATATGTGGCTACTGCGGCGCATGTGTTTCGGTCTGCCCTGAAGGGGCTCTCGAACTCGTCGATGCGTACCTGACAGTCGAGGGCGACACCTGCCGCTGTTGCGGCATCTGCACGAAGGCCTGCCCGCTCGGAGCTCTGGAGGTGACCGATGAAGAGTGA
- the rnhB gene encoding ribonuclease HII, with protein sequence MICGVDEAGKGAVLGPMVVGAVGCEKETDLPAGVRDSKALTPRQRERLYAEITGSFPWGVVEIPAAEIDRLRQEMTMNTLVARGHADAIRTLAPLPLTAYVDACDVNEERYGSTVATLLEEACTVVSRNHGDALFPVVSAASIVAKVTRDRAIEALHAEAGEIGSGYPSDQTTITYLKDYIAGNGMPPACARQSWETVARLMDRRRQATLGEF encoded by the coding sequence ATGATATGCGGCGTCGACGAGGCCGGGAAAGGCGCGGTCCTCGGCCCGATGGTGGTCGGGGCGGTCGGGTGCGAGAAAGAAACAGACCTGCCGGCTGGCGTGCGGGACTCGAAGGCCCTCACCCCGCGGCAGAGAGAGAGGCTCTATGCCGAGATCACGGGCTCCTTTCCCTGGGGGGTGGTCGAGATACCGGCGGCCGAAATCGACCGCCTGCGGCAGGAGATGACGATGAACACTCTTGTCGCGAGGGGACACGCCGACGCCATCCGCACCCTCGCACCCCTTCCCCTGACCGCCTATGTCGACGCCTGCGACGTGAACGAGGAGAGGTACGGCTCGACGGTCGCCACCCTCCTCGAAGAGGCCTGTACGGTCGTCTCCCGCAACCACGGCGACGCCCTCTTCCCTGTCGTCTCTGCCGCCTCCATCGTCGCAAAGGTGACGCGTGACCGCGCGATCGAGGCGCTGCACGCCGAAGCGGGGGAGATCGGGAGCGGTTATCCCTCCGACCAGACCACCATCACGTACCTGAAGGACTATATCGCCGGCAACGGCATGCCGCCCGCCTGTGCCAGGCAGAGCTGGGAGACGGTGGCGCGACTGATGGACAGGCGGCGCCAGGCGACGCTTGGCGAATTCTGA
- a CDS encoding energy-coupling factor ABC transporter ATP-binding protein, which produces MTAAIEFQDVHFAYPDRPESLKGIDITVSRGSKVALVGPNGAGKTTLLLMCNGMLRPTKGRVLVGGRPVAYDARSLREVRRSVGLVFQNSDAQIFAPTVWQDVAFGPANLGMPQETVKKVVGDALHYVGLSGYEKRPPHHLSGGEKKRVAIAGVLAMDPEVLVFDEPTSSLDPATSEEVMDLLDEMNHGGRTILLSTHDVELAYRWADEVVLMEDGSVLRMGAPEEIFADDDALARARLKPPTVLDLFRELRGRRVLADAAPPKSALAFTDLIECRLRGGVSRDGHGIIYLRDVAGPDGTTALTHFLAGSAPVWVGAMGTRAKKVAREAGIDLDFTYGVIDKCLLRAVNGEDSLILTSGGMVAHTVERIAGYTRTSGREIAVRQV; this is translated from the coding sequence ATGACAGCAGCAATCGAATTCCAGGACGTGCACTTTGCCTACCCCGACCGCCCCGAGTCCCTGAAGGGGATCGACATCACCGTCAGCAGAGGGAGCAAGGTCGCCCTTGTCGGTCCGAATGGCGCGGGAAAGACGACCCTCCTCTTGATGTGCAACGGGATGTTGCGACCGACGAAAGGAAGGGTCCTCGTCGGCGGCAGACCTGTGGCGTACGACGCCCGCTCCCTCCGCGAGGTACGGAGGTCGGTCGGCCTTGTCTTCCAGAACTCCGACGCCCAGATCTTTGCCCCGACAGTCTGGCAGGATGTCGCCTTCGGGCCGGCGAACCTCGGCATGCCGCAGGAGACGGTGAAAAAAGTCGTCGGCGACGCCCTCCACTATGTCGGCCTCTCTGGCTACGAGAAACGCCCGCCCCACCACCTCTCAGGCGGGGAGAAGAAGAGAGTCGCCATTGCGGGAGTGCTCGCAATGGACCCTGAGGTGCTCGTCTTCGACGAACCAACAAGTTCCCTCGACCCCGCGACCTCCGAGGAGGTGATGGACCTCCTCGACGAGATGAACCATGGCGGCAGGACGATTCTCCTCTCGACGCACGACGTCGAACTCGCCTACCGCTGGGCCGACGAGGTCGTGCTCATGGAGGACGGGTCGGTGCTCAGGATGGGGGCGCCGGAGGAGATCTTTGCCGACGACGACGCCCTCGCCCGGGCGCGCCTCAAACCCCCGACCGTGCTGGACCTCTTCCGGGAACTGAGGGGCCGGCGCGTGCTGGCCGACGCCGCACCGCCGAAGAGCGCACTCGCCTTCACCGACCTCATCGAGTGCCGTCTCCGCGGCGGCGTGAGCCGCGACGGCCACGGCATCATCTATCTCAGGGACGTCGCTGGCCCTGACGGCACCACCGCACTCACGCACTTCCTCGCGGGGAGCGCACCGGTGTGGGTCGGCGCCATGGGGACGAGGGCAAAGAAGGTGGCGCGGGAGGCGGGGATAGACCTCGACTTCACCTACGGCGTCATCGACAAGTGCCTGTTACGCGCCGTGAACGGCGAAGATTCCCTGATCCTGACCTCGGGCGGCATGGTCGCCCATACTGTCGAGAGGATCGCCGGCTACACCCGGACGAGCGGCAGGGAGATCGCGGTCAGGCAGGTCTGA
- a CDS encoding energy-coupling factor ABC transporter substrate-binding protein, with protein sequence MKYAMEIAVLAIVLVFAASILVVLSTGDHEWAGADDQAEDVIKEMTGSEYEPWTTPVYEPPSGEIESLFFSLQAAIGALVIGFFFGYYYRGRQITT encoded by the coding sequence ATGAAGTATGCCATGGAAATCGCCGTCCTCGCGATCGTCCTTGTCTTTGCCGCGTCCATCCTCGTCGTCCTCTCCACCGGCGACCACGAATGGGCCGGGGCCGACGACCAGGCCGAGGACGTCATCAAGGAGATGACGGGCTCGGAGTACGAACCCTGGACGACACCGGTCTACGAACCGCCAAGCGGCGAGATCGAGTCCCTCTTCTTCTCGCTTCAGGCAGCGATCGGAGCTCTCGTGATCGGGTTTTTCTTCGGGTATTATTACCGCGGACGACAGATCACTACCTGA
- a CDS encoding NAD(P)/FAD-dependent oxidoreductase has product MKSEYDILVVGGGPGGALAAWTAARLGLSVCLIEKRPAIGAPVRCAEGIGKELLKSFIEPDPRWISADIKKARIVAPDGTTVALDENRAGAEVGYVLDRKIFDRELVWQASKAGSDVFVKTRAVAPIMEGRHVRGAVVECCGKRQDVRAKVTIAADGVEAKFARWCGIDTTIPLTEMMSCIQYLVTDIDIDPNSNDFYLGNDVAPQGYLWVFAKGERSANVGIGIPASKNKPEMRARDYLDRFMREHFPNGKIIECIFGGDPVSRPLPCTVADGLMVVGDAARVVDPITGGGIGNAMITGRLAAEVAAKAIAQGDTSKEALMPYDAGWRQAKMGKTLERNYKVKEYFVTLSDEKMNTLARSIEGINFSEFTVMALLTEIIKRNPKMLLELKGLTHALI; this is encoded by the coding sequence ATGAAGAGTGAGTACGACATTCTTGTCGTCGGCGGCGGGCCCGGAGGGGCTCTTGCTGCATGGACCGCTGCCAGATTGGGTCTCTCGGTCTGCCTGATCGAAAAGCGGCCGGCGATCGGAGCACCTGTCCGGTGTGCCGAAGGGATTGGCAAAGAACTCCTGAAGAGTTTCATCGAGCCCGACCCCCGCTGGATATCCGCCGATATCAAAAAGGCACGGATCGTGGCCCCCGACGGCACGACCGTCGCCCTCGACGAGAACAGGGCCGGCGCAGAGGTCGGCTATGTCCTCGACAGGAAGATCTTCGACCGAGAACTCGTCTGGCAGGCCTCGAAAGCGGGGTCTGACGTCTTTGTGAAGACCCGCGCCGTCGCCCCGATCATGGAAGGGCGCCACGTCCGGGGTGCCGTCGTCGAGTGCTGCGGAAAGAGGCAGGATGTGAGGGCGAAGGTCACCATCGCCGCCGACGGCGTCGAGGCGAAATTCGCACGCTGGTGCGGCATCGACACCACCATCCCCCTGACCGAGATGATGAGCTGCATCCAGTACCTCGTTACCGATATCGATATCGACCCGAACTCGAACGACTTCTACCTCGGCAACGACGTCGCCCCCCAGGGCTACCTGTGGGTCTTCGCCAAGGGCGAAAGGAGCGCCAATGTCGGCATCGGCATCCCGGCGTCGAAGAACAAGCCCGAAATGCGGGCGCGGGACTACCTCGATCGGTTCATGCGCGAGCACTTCCCGAACGGCAAGATCATCGAGTGCATCTTCGGCGGCGACCCGGTATCGAGGCCCCTCCCCTGCACGGTTGCAGACGGCCTGATGGTCGTGGGCGATGCCGCACGCGTCGTCGACCCCATCACCGGCGGCGGCATCGGCAACGCCATGATCACCGGCAGACTCGCCGCCGAGGTGGCGGCGAAGGCAATCGCACAGGGCGACACCTCGAAGGAGGCCCTGATGCCCTACGACGCCGGGTGGCGGCAGGCGAAGATGGGCAAGACCCTCGAGCGGAACTATAAGGTGAAGGAGTACTTCGTCACCCTCTCCGACGAGAAGATGAACACCCTTGCCCGGTCCATCGAGGGCATCAACTTCAGCGAGTTTACCGTGATGGCCCTCCTCACCGAGATCATCAAGAGAAACCCGAAGATGCTCCTTGAACTCAAGGGCCTGACGCACGCCCTCATCTGA
- a CDS encoding energy-coupling factor ABC transporter permease, with protein MHIMEGFLPPAWCLFWFLVSAPFIIYGMYQLRILMREKRETLPLLAVAGAFVFVLSSLKLPSVSGSCSHPTGTGLGAILFGPCITSILGLIVLLYQAIFLAHGGLSTLGANVFSMGIAGPILAWAIYKGGQKTGLNTYLTVFFAAALADLFTYVVTSVQLALAFPAEVGGFATSFAAFAAVFAVTQLPLSIIEGAVIALTFKYIIDVRAEILVKLGVLTDAAVDRLRGVGA; from the coding sequence ATGCACATCATGGAAGGATTCCTCCCACCGGCCTGGTGCCTCTTCTGGTTCCTGGTCTCGGCGCCGTTCATCATCTACGGGATGTACCAGTTGCGAATACTGATGCGGGAGAAGAGAGAGACCCTCCCCCTCCTTGCCGTCGCGGGGGCGTTCGTCTTCGTCCTCTCCTCCCTCAAACTCCCTTCGGTGAGCGGGAGCTGCTCCCACCCGACCGGCACAGGCCTCGGGGCGATCCTCTTCGGCCCCTGCATCACCTCCATCCTCGGCCTGATCGTCCTCCTGTACCAGGCGATCTTCCTCGCCCATGGCGGCCTCTCCACCCTCGGCGCGAACGTCTTCTCCATGGGGATCGCAGGGCCCATCCTCGCCTGGGCGATCTATAAGGGAGGCCAGAAGACAGGGCTCAACACCTACCTGACGGTCTTCTTCGCCGCCGCCCTCGCCGACCTCTTCACCTACGTGGTGACCTCGGTCCAGCTCGCCCTCGCCTTCCCGGCCGAAGTCGGCGGTTTCGCCACCTCCTTCGCCGCCTTTGCCGCCGTCTTCGCGGTCACGCAGTTGCCCCTCTCCATCATCGAGGGCGCAGTCATCGCCCTGACCTTCAAGTACATCATCGACGTCCGTGCCGAGATCCTGGTGAAGCTCGGTGTGCTCACCGATGCGGCGGTCGACCGCCTCAGGGGGGTCGGGGCATGA
- a CDS encoding site-2 protease family protein yields the protein MDWVTILILLLGIYILAAAYVKATGKFADHIGFYGPIMMIKTENVGVFDWFRPYSRLLRVYGTVGVVMVIISAVLMTLMLVFAFNVTLVTQPEPTGIYKPQNILLLPGINEYVPSTLAVWFAFFLTLVIHEAGHGILCRIEDIKVKSAGLLYAVIPIGAFVEPDEEDAERVRGWPKARMLGAGITNNIVIGGICFVLFILVVGMATPLNTPAVYGVYEGGPAYDAGLPTPSVITEVNGVPVATRDEVTAALNATSPGDSLSLTVEKDGVLTDRTLNLTAWPEAITAQVGPRSSGYMGIYYYDAASVQGMVGQMFSPIGWLRFVTIPFDMSVGGQQLKVLAFETPAAAYYEEPFPFFWGVVHFLFWSAWININVGIFNAIPMVPLDGGYILKEGVDRVLEPRGWGRYGQAIVTFVSWVLLSMMLGLIALPYLLHI from the coding sequence ATGGACTGGGTAACGATCCTCATACTTCTTCTCGGCATCTACATCCTGGCAGCCGCATACGTGAAGGCGACCGGGAAGTTTGCCGATCATATCGGGTTTTACGGCCCGATCATGATGATCAAGACGGAAAACGTCGGGGTCTTCGACTGGTTCAGGCCGTACTCACGGCTCCTTCGCGTCTACGGGACGGTCGGGGTCGTCATGGTGATTATCTCGGCCGTGCTGATGACCCTGATGCTTGTCTTCGCCTTCAACGTCACTCTCGTCACCCAGCCCGAGCCGACCGGGATCTACAAGCCCCAGAATATCCTCCTCCTCCCGGGGATCAACGAGTACGTCCCCTCGACCCTCGCGGTCTGGTTCGCCTTCTTCCTCACCCTCGTGATCCACGAGGCAGGCCACGGCATCCTCTGCAGGATCGAGGACATAAAAGTGAAGAGCGCCGGCCTCCTCTATGCAGTCATCCCGATCGGGGCCTTCGTCGAACCCGACGAGGAGGACGCGGAACGGGTCCGCGGCTGGCCGAAGGCCAGGATGCTTGGCGCAGGGATCACGAACAACATCGTCATCGGCGGCATATGTTTCGTGCTCTTTATCCTGGTCGTGGGGATGGCGACGCCCCTCAATACCCCGGCGGTCTACGGGGTCTACGAAGGAGGTCCGGCATATGACGCGGGCCTGCCGACGCCGAGCGTCATAACAGAGGTGAACGGCGTCCCGGTCGCGACGCGGGACGAGGTGACGGCGGCCCTCAACGCGACGAGTCCCGGCGACAGCCTCAGTCTCACCGTCGAGAAGGACGGCGTCCTGACAGACCGCACCCTCAACCTGACGGCATGGCCCGAGGCGATCACCGCACAGGTGGGGCCGAGAAGTTCGGGCTACATGGGGATCTACTACTACGACGCCGCGAGCGTGCAGGGCATGGTCGGGCAGATGTTCTCGCCGATCGGCTGGCTGCGCTTCGTCACCATCCCCTTCGACATGTCTGTGGGCGGCCAGCAGTTGAAGGTGCTCGCCTTCGAGACCCCGGCCGCCGCCTACTATGAGGAGCCCTTCCCCTTCTTCTGGGGGGTCGTCCACTTCCTCTTCTGGTCGGCATGGATCAACATCAACGTCGGGATCTTCAATGCCATCCCGATGGTGCCCCTCGACGGCGGCTACATCCTCAAGGAGGGAGTCGACCGCGTCCTCGAACCGCGGGGATGGGGCCGGTACGGGCAGGCGATCGTCACCTTCGTCTCCTGGGTCCTCCTCTCGATGATGCTCGGGCTGATCGCGTTGCCCTATCTCCTCCATATCTGA
- a CDS encoding APC family permease → MDDGYTRSGGLSAGTAVAFAVGNMVGAGVFVLSGLMIQTAGPAAILSYLLCGILVAFTGLSYAVLASICPGDGGGYLYAHRMLGPYPGFLAGWGMYISVTIASAFVLLGLGIYANRLLGTAFDPRIAALAGLALLTVLNLRSTAEAGRAEVALVAVKIAILTLVAVVGATYLTPADLTPFFPHGTGAMFDGVAMVFFAYLGFQVVAMMGGEIKSSARVVPLATLASIGIVAVIYCGVEVALLAARLPAYGESSLFDAAIVFFGGWGGTIIALGAIFSTLSAANANIIGGSRVILTMAAEKQIPGRFAVLRGEKPANAVLLSAGVAAGLILLGDLGVIVDLTNTVALVSMALVNISAVVLTLGHRTVPGDRTYFKVPFGPLLPLVGAGSCILMLVTLPLSILAAGGAALLAGTLFFVIEDTPEGERAAAEIREFIGKEGG, encoded by the coding sequence ATGGACGACGGTTACACCCGTAGTGGTGGGCTCAGCGCAGGCACCGCGGTCGCCTTCGCAGTCGGAAACATGGTCGGAGCAGGAGTTTTCGTGCTCTCCGGCCTCATGATACAGACGGCCGGCCCCGCAGCCATTCTGTCATATCTCCTCTGCGGTATCCTCGTCGCCTTCACCGGTCTGTCCTATGCCGTCCTTGCGAGCATCTGCCCGGGCGACGGCGGCGGATATCTCTATGCCCACCGGATGCTCGGGCCGTATCCCGGTTTTCTTGCCGGGTGGGGGATGTATATCAGCGTCACCATCGCCTCGGCCTTCGTCCTTCTCGGCCTCGGCATCTATGCAAACCGCCTTCTCGGCACTGCCTTCGACCCCAGGATCGCCGCCCTTGCCGGCCTCGCCCTGCTCACTGTCCTCAACCTGAGGAGCACCGCCGAGGCCGGACGGGCCGAGGTGGCCCTCGTCGCAGTGAAGATCGCCATCCTTACCCTGGTGGCGGTCGTCGGCGCGACATATCTCACGCCTGCAGACCTCACACCCTTCTTCCCCCACGGGACCGGTGCGATGTTCGACGGTGTTGCGATGGTCTTCTTCGCCTATCTCGGCTTTCAGGTCGTGGCGATGATGGGAGGCGAGATCAAGAGTTCGGCGCGGGTCGTTCCCCTCGCCACCCTCGCCTCGATCGGGATCGTCGCCGTGATCTACTGCGGCGTCGAAGTCGCCCTCCTGGCCGCCCGCCTCCCAGCCTACGGGGAGAGCAGCCTCTTCGATGCCGCGATCGTCTTCTTCGGCGGATGGGGAGGGACGATCATCGCTCTCGGGGCGATATTTTCCACGCTCTCGGCGGCGAACGCCAATATCATCGGCGGGTCCAGGGTGATCCTCACGATGGCGGCCGAAAAACAGATCCCCGGACGTTTTGCCGTCCTCCGGGGCGAAAAGCCGGCGAATGCCGTGCTTCTTTCGGCAGGCGTTGCGGCCGGGCTGATCCTCCTCGGAGACCTGGGAGTGATCGTCGACCTCACCAACACCGTCGCCCTCGTCTCGATGGCCCTCGTCAACATCAGCGCCGTCGTCCTCACCCTCGGGCACAGGACTGTCCCGGGCGACCGGACCTACTTCAAGGTTCCGTTCGGCCCTCTCCTCCCCCTGGTCGGCGCGGGTTCCTGCATCCTCATGCTCGTCACCCTTCCCCTCTCGATCCTGGCGGCCGGGGGCGCGGCCCTCCTTGCCGGGACGCTCTTTTTCGTCATCGAGGACACGCCCGAAGGAGAGCGTGCGGCCGCCGAGATCAGGGAGTTCATCGGGAAGGAGGGGGGATAA